The window GTGGCCTTTGTCCCACCTTAATAACTCACAATGAGGTACTTCAGAAACTGGTAAATCCCACAGTGATACATACAGATTACAGCAGCAACTTGTGCAAGAACAGTAAACTCTATTTGACTGGTATGCTTCAACTAAGAAACCCAGCCATATATTGTAATTCGAAATTTGAATACAGAATGGAATAATTTAATGGCATATCGGGGATTAAGTCCCACAGTTTGTGGATCAGTGCGTTTACACGAGGATCTCTTGCACGGCAGATGTGCCTCCTCAGTCAGTCCCAGCAAGTGATTCTCTCCTGCTCGGGGATCAGGCTCCAGTTGGGCGAAGGCCTGTCAGTGGCCAGCCAGTCAAAGTCATCCACCAGGTTCCAGTTGTTACTGTTTCTGTCCAGCCCAGACGACTCGAAATCTCGCTCGATACCGGGGTAGCTCCAGGAGTAGGGGGCGAAGGAGACCTCCGAGCAGGCCTCGATCACGGCGCGGCTGGTCACCTGCACGTAGACCCGGCAGTCGCGGGTGCGGTGGGTGCGGAGCTGCTGGCAGGCCAGCGCCAGCAGGCAGTCGCTGCAGCCGTCCACCAGCACGGAGGTGGACACGGGCCCGCAGAGCACGGTGCAGCCGCTGCAGTCGCGCACCCGCAGCGTGTTGGGGTTGCCGCGGAGCCGCACCCGGCAGCCGCGCAGCTCCGACAGCAGCACGTCCCGCTGCAGCAGCTCCGCGGGGCCGAGCTCCAGCTCCGCGTCCTGGGCGCCGCTGAACCCGCACAGCGGCGGCCCGCCCGATTCGCCCTCGGCGAGGCCGTGGCCGGGGTCGGGCGCGGCGGGGTCCGGCGGGGCGGGCtcggcggggcgcggggcgctGCCCGGGGCCGCTTCTTTCTTGAGGGCGCGGAAGGCGAATTTCTTcttgggctgcagctgctgccgcCGCGCCGTCAGGTCCCCCTGCAGCCGCGCCACGGTCTCCTGCCCCTGCCGCACCTCGTAGGGCGCCAGGAACCGCACGCTGCCCgtcagcagcttctgcagcgCCTGCAGGCGGGCGGCCGCCTCCTCCAGCGTCCCCGCCGCCAGCAGCGCCTCCACGGCCTCCCGCTCCCGGGCAAAGGCGGCCAGGAAGAACTCACTCTGCTCCTCCTTCACTACCTGCGCCTCCTTCTTCTGCCGCTGCCGCTCTACGCCTTGCTGCCGCTCCGCTTCCCGCCGCTGCAGCCGCTCCGGCAGCATCACGGCGGAGGCGGCCGAGCCTGCGGCCACCTCGGGCTGTGAGGGAGCCGCCATCTTGCCGCTCGCCTCCCCTGCGGTCACCAAGCGGCGCGCGGATTGGCTGCCCGCAGCCCTGGCTGCGTCGCCGCCGCCGATTGGCGGCCCGGGAGGCGCGCGGCGGGGGAGGGCGGGGGGGCCGGAGGGAGGGGTCCCCCGCGGTCTTAAAGGGGCCGCCGCCTCTCCGCGGGATGGGGTGAGTGCTGGCGGCAGGTGCCGTGCGGGGCGGGTTATCCCGCTTCCCAAATTAGCTCCCGGGATATAAATGAGCCCCCGCCCCATTCCCCCGCTGTGCCCGCGCGGAGCTGTCTGCTTCTCTCCGCTGCTGTGCTTACACCCACACCTCCCCTCCCGGGCCGCGCCCGTCGCCGCCGGCCCTGGGCGCGGGGGCTCCCGCGAGCGGCGGGCCCGGGCGGGCTCGGGAAGGGGCGGCCCGGGTCGGCTCGGTGCGGGCTCGGGCGGGAGGCGGAGGGGCCGCAGCCCAGAGCTCCACCTGCCCTCCCGGGCGGGCTCGGGGCCGCCCCGAGGCGCCCCGTGCTGCCCCGTGCTCCGGAGGCGCCGGGCGGTCGCGGCCCCGTGCCCGGGTGGGGTCCCCCGGCAGCCTCACACGGCCGGCGCCTTCGGGAGGCTCCGTGCTCTAATaaaccttccctgctgcctccctctccccagtgaACTGGCCGAGGAAAAGGCTGCTGAGCCTTGCAGGTAACTGCAAAGGTGCTGCCAGGTGGATCGATTTCTTCCTCGCTGCTTATTTGGTTTCTGGAGTGTTTTGTTCCAGAAGAGAGTTCGGTTCTTGAGGGAAAAGTGGGAGCAGTGCCAGTGGATTACTGTGCCCCTGCGGGAGGGCTGTATGAGCAATCCACACAGGCCTATATGGAAACATGGGAAGGAAGGCTTTTATAATTAGGAGATGTGTATTAAAGTAAATTTGCAGCAGGAACCAGAAATTAAGTACACTGTCTGCAAAGTAAAAAAGTGACCATTGTTTTGCTGTATTcgagatttttttcctattatttggattttaatttgTGCAAAGAAAGTTAACACTAAGCACTCTTCTAGTAACATGGAAACAAATCTAACTCCTGTCTATTTCTACAAATACCATCTCCTTCCCCTTGTCATTTTGAAGTTACTTGTAACAAATTGACACAGGACCTAAGACTGTCCATTGAAACAAAAAGGTGGTAAACCCAAAGTAGataatctgatttttctgtcttctgtttgGCAATAGCATGAGTTTTTTACCTTATGTTCCTGTTTGGAAGTATAGGTTGTTCCTTATGTCCCTTAAGGTTAGCATTTAAAAGTACCTTTAGCTTCAAAGTagctgttgttttctgtttcctgagaATGTggtttaatttctgtgttagAAATGATATAATGCTGTTAGAATGTACAGAGTACCTGAACCTTATATGCAATAATGTCAGTCCAGTTTGGATGACAGAGGAAAGGCAGTGAAATGCCTTTAATCCTTGCGAGAGACTCACACTAAaatagagaatattttttttccttaacagtGTTAGCATATAAACTGAGGGGATTGCCAGGGATCCTTATGTAACAGTAGCGCTTTAGAGTAGGTTGGATGGACAGTGGGATAGGTGGAGTGTTTGATGCATTACAGCTCTTAATGCAGCATTACATCTGTTGCACTACTGCAGTGTCCAGAATTTTGGTTCTGAAGAATTAGAttgaatcttaaaaaaaataaaacctcttaTGCTGTAGAATGGGACTGTGCTCAGACATGAAAAAGGAAGGGTATTGAAATAGTCTCACTTGATAGTTTTTCCTAGCAATGTGTTTAAATGATACATTTAGTAGTATCATTAggtattttttcccaataaataGTCAAATCCACTCCTGTAGTTATTGCAGCAATGTTCCATTAGGTGGGAATATGGTGCAATTAATTTTCCATAAGAAAAAAAGTCCTTATTTCCATGTTGTAGAAAGATGTGGAAGTTTCATTTCAGCTAGGAGGCTCTGTTTGCCTTATGCTCCCATGAGTCTAGCTAATACAGGTGGTCACAGTGATGGAAGTGCTTATCCTGTACATGAGGATATTGACAGAAAAAGGTTTTTGCGGTTTTTCATGTGCACAAATATTCCTGGAGTATGGCTTTGTTATTGTTAATGGAGATGTGAGCCAGTAGATGAACTGCACTGGGTAAAAGAACTTCATGTTGGAAGGATTGCAAGCAAATGTTagtgtgcacagcacagaatAATGTTAAGTATTTTGTGCTGTACTATAATTACTAATTACTCCTTATTGTATCTGGGCACTTAGGATGCTAGGTAttctgaattgttttttctaTAGGTGATTGGAGGTCTGAATTAATGAGGACCAAATACCCTTGTGAATAGGAGCTTCTGGGAGAGACTGGAAACTTTTCACCTTGCTAATGTGCACAATTGTTATTTTGGTCAAAAGCACAAGTATACCCAGAGACAAGAAGGTAAAATGTATGACcataatgaaaaattcaaaaggGAGCTGTAAAATTCTTCCAACTGTTTCATCCCGAtgttccaaaattattttccacacTTACAATTTTAGGTTTTGTAGAATTTATATTGgcatgtgcatttttttttttttggtggtcaTACAAAGACTGACAATTTTCCTCCTGACTTTGCTGGCAGCAACTTCTATGTTTTGAGGCTGCTGCGTGTGCCAGACAGTAACCACCTGAATAAAATGTAAGCTTTCTAGCTCAGGCTTGGAGTCACTTGGGTAAGCTGTAACAAGTAGTTTGGCTGTTTGAGGATATGAGAAAAAGTAAGGTACATaattctctgtgttttatttttcctattttttccctcttgcttGTGCTTTTGTTCCTTTCTGGTTTGAAAGTAGATATCAGTCATTTCAGTAAGACCTTGTGCCATTGTTTGAACTCTACAGTGTCATTTATTTTATGTGAAGGTGCAGGTTGCTCTTGTTTACTTTGATCTAGTGCTGTGAAACTCTGGAAACATGAGCTCCGTGCGTGCTTCCAGGTTTAAGTCTGTGTCCCATGGTTATCAGTCATGAATGCTATCTGCCTGAAATATTTCCTACTGATTTGCTATAGCTCAGCAGCATTACCTCATAGCCTTTTAAGTGAGATGTATTGTGTAGTTCAGCTGAAGGTTCAAGATCCTGTCTCGTTCCATCATTATTTTAAGAAGAGTGGGGAATAAAAGGGAGGTCCACAGAGGCAACTGTGTGCTCAGCCTCATGATAATGGATTCTTACACCTGAGGTTCCTGTGCTTGTAAAAGTCAGGGACCTCATAGATGTGGCGTGATCTCAAGATGTAGATTTGCAGTCTTGtaagcagaggaaggaaggaagtagAGTTATTCCTTCTCATCAGTATGTATTCCCAGCACTGACAATTTTTATTCCAAAGGGTGTTATGCATGTATGTTGCaccatcacacacacaaaaatgctgtgttttcaagaaaagcagcagcctctgtgcctTGCATGGAGCCCTTATCTGATAGATGTGATCTCTGTCTGCTGGATTGAGTTTCTGCAGCAGAGATTAGCAGAGCAGCGTAATTACTTCTGGCTACAAAGTAAGTACTTCAGTGGCTTGTGCAATCAGCGTTTCTACTGATGGTTTTAGTAAGGGCTCTTTGAACTCCTCTGGCTCTGTGATCAGGCATTAAAGATGTAAGCCATGTTATGATT of the Camarhynchus parvulus chromosome 3, STF_HiC, whole genome shotgun sequence genome contains:
- the TBCC gene encoding tubulin-specific chaperone C codes for the protein MAAPSQPEVAAGSAASAVMLPERLQRREAERQQGVERQRQKKEAQVVKEEQSEFFLAAFAREREAVEALLAAGTLEEAAARLQALQKLLTGSVRFLAPYEVRQGQETVARLQGDLTARRQQLQPKKKFAFRALKKEAAPGSAPRPAEPAPPDPAAPDPGHGLAEGESGGPPLCGFSGAQDAELELGPAELLQRDVLLSELRGCRVRLRGNPNTLRVRDCSGCTVLCGPVSTSVLVDGCSDCLLALACQQLRTHRTRDCRVYVQVTSRAVIEACSEVSFAPYSWSYPGIERDFESSGLDRNSNNWNLVDDFDWLATDRPSPNWSLIPEQERITCWD